A region from the Arthrobacter gengyunqii genome encodes:
- the glmM gene encoding phosphoglucosamine mutase, whose product MTRLFGTDGVRGLANGLITAEVALGLAQAAAVVLGHRRVEGGRRPVAVVARDPRISGDFISAAVEAGLASSGVDVFDAGVLPTPAAAFLIADLDADFGVMISASHNAAPDNGIKFLARGGQKLDDAAEDAIEIEMGKPNLRPTGAEVGRIHRFADAEDRYVIHLLQTLPNRLDGLKVVLDCANGAASGCSPQVFADAGAEVVVIGAEPDGININDGCGSTHLEKLQAAVLEHGADLGVAHDGDADRCLAVDHEGIVVDGDQIMAIMAVAFKAAGKLKDDTLVATVMSNLGLKLALREAGISVRETGVGDRYVLEGMRDGGYSLGGEQSGHVIFSEYATTGDGVLTGLQLAAQVKRTGRTLKELAGIMTKLPQVLINVKGVDKAAVSSNETVRQAIVDAQAVLGETGRVLLRPSGTEPLVRVMVEAADMETAASVAAKLAETVENNLSLEPFARA is encoded by the coding sequence ATGACTAGATTGTTTGGAACCGACGGCGTCCGTGGCCTGGCCAATGGCCTGATCACTGCCGAAGTGGCCCTGGGCCTGGCACAGGCGGCCGCCGTCGTTTTGGGGCACAGGCGGGTGGAGGGCGGGCGCCGGCCGGTGGCGGTAGTGGCCCGGGACCCGCGCATCAGCGGCGACTTTATCTCGGCGGCAGTGGAAGCCGGACTGGCAAGCTCAGGCGTGGACGTCTTTGACGCCGGTGTGCTTCCCACCCCGGCGGCTGCCTTCCTGATCGCAGACCTGGACGCAGACTTTGGCGTCATGATTTCCGCATCGCACAACGCGGCCCCGGACAACGGCATTAAGTTCCTGGCACGCGGCGGACAGAAGCTCGACGACGCTGCCGAAGACGCCATCGAAATCGAGATGGGCAAGCCGAACCTGCGTCCCACCGGAGCCGAAGTGGGGCGTATCCACCGTTTCGCCGATGCCGAAGACCGCTATGTCATCCACCTGCTGCAGACACTCCCAAACCGGCTCGATGGCCTGAAGGTGGTGCTGGACTGCGCCAACGGTGCCGCCAGCGGCTGCTCGCCGCAGGTCTTTGCGGACGCCGGCGCCGAAGTGGTTGTTATCGGCGCCGAACCCGACGGCATCAACATCAACGACGGCTGCGGGTCCACTCACCTGGAGAAGCTTCAGGCGGCAGTGCTGGAGCACGGCGCGGATCTGGGCGTTGCCCACGACGGCGACGCAGACCGCTGCCTTGCCGTTGATCATGAGGGCATCGTTGTGGACGGCGACCAGATCATGGCCATCATGGCGGTCGCCTTTAAGGCTGCGGGCAAGCTCAAGGATGACACCCTGGTGGCGACGGTCATGAGCAACCTTGGCCTGAAGCTTGCGCTGCGTGAGGCAGGCATCAGCGTCCGCGAGACAGGCGTGGGGGACCGGTACGTCCTGGAAGGCATGCGCGACGGCGGTTACAGCCTGGGCGGCGAGCAGTCCGGGCACGTTATCTTTTCCGAGTACGCAACCACGGGCGACGGCGTCCTGACGGGCCTCCAGCTCGCCGCACAGGTAAAGCGGACCGGCCGCACGCTCAAGGAACTTGCCGGCATCATGACCAAGCTTCCCCAGGTCCTGATCAACGTTAAGGGCGTAGATAAAGCCGCCGTGTCCAGCAACGAGACGGTTCGGCAGGCCATCGTGGACGCTCAGGCAGTCCTTGGCGAAACGGGCCGGGTGCTGCTGCGTCCCTCGGGCACCGAGCCCCTGGTACGGGTAATGGTGGAAGCAGCCGACATGGAAACGGCCGCCTCAGTTGCCGCCAAACTCGCAGAAACGGTCGAGAACAATCTCTCCCTGGAGCCGTTCGCGCGCGCTTAG
- the rpsI gene encoding 30S ribosomal protein S9, producing the protein MAQNTEELNETTEELSSYTSETPDAAEAAVKERPALTVAGSAVGRRKQAIARVRVVPGSGKWLVNGRDLAAYFPNKLHQQDVNEPFKILDLDGAYDVIARIHGGGASGQAGALRLGVARSLNEIDRDNNRATLKKAGFLTRDARVIERKKAGLKKARKAPQYSKR; encoded by the coding sequence GTGGCTCAGAACACTGAAGAGCTCAATGAAACAACCGAGGAGCTTTCCAGCTACACCTCGGAAACCCCTGACGCAGCTGAGGCTGCCGTCAAGGAACGCCCGGCACTGACCGTCGCCGGTTCGGCTGTCGGCCGCCGCAAGCAGGCTATTGCCCGCGTGCGCGTTGTTCCCGGTTCCGGCAAGTGGCTGGTAAACGGCCGCGACCTGGCCGCTTACTTCCCGAACAAGCTGCACCAGCAGGACGTCAACGAACCGTTCAAGATCCTTGATCTCGACGGCGCCTACGACGTTATCGCCCGCATCCACGGCGGCGGCGCCTCCGGCCAGGCCGGCGCACTGCGCCTTGGCGTAGCCCGCTCGCTGAACGAGATCGACCGCGACAACAACCGCGCGACCCTGAAGAAGGCTGGCTTCCTGACTCGTGACGCACGCGTCATCGAGCGCAAGAAGGCCGGTCTCAAGAAGGCCCGCAAGGCACCGCAGTACTCCAAGCGCTAA
- the rplM gene encoding 50S ribosomal protein L13: MRTYTPKPGDINRQWHVIDATDVVLGRLASQTATLLRGKHKPTFAPHMDMGDFVIIINAEKVALTGAKLEQKRAYRHSGYPGGLSSVNYAELLESNPVRAVEKAIRGMLPKNSLAAQQISKLKVYRGAEHPHGAQQPKTFEITQVAQ; encoded by the coding sequence GTGCGTACGTACACCCCGAAGCCCGGCGACATCAACCGCCAGTGGCACGTCATTGACGCCACCGACGTTGTCCTAGGCCGTCTTGCCAGCCAGACCGCAACACTGCTGCGCGGAAAGCACAAGCCGACCTTCGCTCCCCACATGGATATGGGCGATTTCGTCATCATCATCAACGCTGAGAAGGTTGCCCTCACCGGCGCCAAGCTCGAACAGAAGCGTGCCTACCGCCACTCGGGTTACCCGGGCGGCCTGTCCTCCGTCAACTACGCAGAACTGCTGGAGTCGAATCCGGTACGTGCAGTTGAGAAGGCCATCCGCGGCATGCTGCCCAAGAACTCCCTGGCTGCCCAGCAGATCAGCAAGCTCAAGGTCTACCGCGGTGCAGAGCACCCGCATGGAGCCCAGCAGCCCAAGACCTTCGAAATCACCCAGGTCGCCCAGTAG